The following coding sequences are from one Musa acuminata AAA Group cultivar baxijiao chromosome BXJ2-4, Cavendish_Baxijiao_AAA, whole genome shotgun sequence window:
- the LOC135582822 gene encoding small nuclear ribonucleoprotein SmD1a: MKLVRFLMKLNNETVSIELKNGTVVHGTITGVDISMNTHLKTVKLTVKGKNPVTLDHLSVRGNNIRYYILPDSLNLETLLVEETPRVKPKKPTAGRPVGRGRGRGRGRGRGRGR, translated from the exons ATGAAGCTCGTCAG GTTCTTGATGAAGCTTAACAACGAGACCGTCTCGATCGAGCTCAAGAACGGCACCGTCGTCCATGGAACCATCACAG GTGTGGATATTAGCATGAACACACACTTGAAGACCGTGAAACTTACCGTGAAAGGGAAAAATCCAGTTACCCTTGATCACCTAAGCGTGAGAGGTAACAATATACGGTATTACATCTTGCCGGACAGCTTGAACCTTGAGACATTATTGGTCGAGGAAACACCTCGGGTAAAGCCCAAAAAGCCTACTGCAG GGAGACCAGTGGGACGTGGTCGTGGACGCGGCCGTGGTCGTGGACGAGGTCGGGGCCGTTAA
- the LOC103981643 gene encoding ras-related protein RABB1c-like, which produces MSYDYLFKYIIIGDTCVGKSCILLQFTDKRFQAIHDLTIGVDYGAKMISIEDKLIKLCIWDTAGQETFRSITRSYYRGAVAALLVYDITRRRTFDHLADWLEDARRHANADMTIMLIGNKSDLARKRAVSTEEGEQFAKDHGLMFMEASARSGENVEEAFLSTAEIIYKRIRDGQYDVSNESCGIKIGEGGTQHPCGERSLSSSRYDSCCS; this is translated from the exons ATGTCGTACGACTACCTCTTCAAgtacatcatcatcggtgacacaT GTGTGGGGAAGTCATGCATTCTTTTGCAGTTCACTGACAAGCGTTTCCAAGCTATCCATGACCTGACTATTGGTGTGGATTATGGAGCTAAAATGATAAGCATCGAGGACAAGCTAATCAAGCTGTGCATATGGGACACT GCTGGCCAAGAAACTTTCAGGTCGATTACGAGATCCTACTACAGAGGTGCTGTTGCTGCCCTGCTTGTTTATGACATCACAAG AAGGAGGACATTTGACCATCTCGCGGACTGGCTGGAAGATGCAAGGCGACATGCCAATGCTGATATGACAATTATGCTGATTGGCAACAAAAGTGACCTGGCTCGAAAAAGAGCAGTCAGCACTGAGGAAGGAGAACAGTTTGCCAAAGATCATGGCTTGATGTTCATGGAAGCCTCTGCAAGGAgtggagagaatgttgaggag GCATTTCTTAGCACTGCAGAAATAATATACAAGAGAATCCGGGATGGACAATATGATGTTTCAAATGAG TCTTGTGGAATCAAAATTGGCGAGGGAGGAACACAACATCCATGTGGGGAAAGGAGTCTCTCTTCTTCTAGATATGATTCTTGCTGTAGCTGA